One Urocitellus parryii isolate mUroPar1 chromosome 9, mUroPar1.hap1, whole genome shotgun sequence DNA segment encodes these proteins:
- the Arl6ip1 gene encoding ADP-ribosylation factor-like protein 6-interacting protein 1 isoform X2, with translation MAEGDNRSTNLLAAETANLEEQLQGWGEMMLMADKILRWERAWFPPAIMGVVSLVFLTTEQQQRFHEICSNLVKTRRRAVGWWKRLFTLKEEKPKMYFMTMIISLAAVAWIGQQVHNLFLTYLIVTFLLLLPGLNQHGIISKYIGMAKREINKLLKQKEKKNE, from the exons ATGGCGGAGGGAGATAATCGCAGCACCAACCTGCTG GCTGCAGAGACTGCAAATCTGGAAGAGCAGCTGCAAGGATGGGGAGAAATGATGCTGATGGCCGATAAAATTCTCCGATGGGAGAGAGCCTGGTTCCCACCTGCCATCATGGGTGTGGTTTCCTTGGTGTTCCT GaccactgaacaacaacaaagattCCATGAAATTTGCAGCAATCTAGTGAAGACCCGACGCAGAGCTGTGGGCTGGTGGAAGCGCCTCTTtacattaaaggaagaaaagcctaaaatg TACTTCATGACCATGATCATTTCTCTTGCTGCGGTTGCTTGGATTGGACAGCAAGTCCACAATCTATTTCTCACCTACCTAATAG tgacTTTCTTATTGTTGCTTCCTGGATTAAACCAACATGGAATCATTTCGAAGTACATTGGAATGGCCAAAAGGGAGATAAACAAGCTtctcaaacaaaaagaaaagaaaaatgaataa
- the Arl6ip1 gene encoding ADP-ribosylation factor-like protein 6-interacting protein 1 isoform X1 gives MAEGDNRSTNLLAAETANLEEQLQGWGEMMLMADKILRWERAWFPPAIMGVVSLVFLIIYYLDPSVLSGVSCFVMYLCLADYLVPILAPRIFGSNKWTTEQQQRFHEICSNLVKTRRRAVGWWKRLFTLKEEKPKMYFMTMIISLAAVAWIGQQVHNLFLTYLIVTFLLLLPGLNQHGIISKYIGMAKREINKLLKQKEKKNE, from the exons ATGGCGGAGGGAGATAATCGCAGCACCAACCTGCTG GCTGCAGAGACTGCAAATCTGGAAGAGCAGCTGCAAGGATGGGGAGAAATGATGCTGATGGCCGATAAAATTCTCCGATGGGAGAGAGCCTGGTTCCCACCTGCCATCATGGGTGTGGTTTCCTTGGTGTTCCT GATTATCTATTATCTAGATCCATCTGTTCTCTCCGGTGTTTCCTGTTTTGTTATGTATTTGTGCTTGGCTGACTACCTTGTTCCCATTCTAGCACCTAGAATTTTTGGCTCCAATAAATG GaccactgaacaacaacaaagattCCATGAAATTTGCAGCAATCTAGTGAAGACCCGACGCAGAGCTGTGGGCTGGTGGAAGCGCCTCTTtacattaaaggaagaaaagcctaaaatg TACTTCATGACCATGATCATTTCTCTTGCTGCGGTTGCTTGGATTGGACAGCAAGTCCACAATCTATTTCTCACCTACCTAATAG tgacTTTCTTATTGTTGCTTCCTGGATTAAACCAACATGGAATCATTTCGAAGTACATTGGAATGGCCAAAAGGGAGATAAACAAGCTtctcaaacaaaaagaaaagaaaaatgaataa